In Streptomyces ambofaciens ATCC 23877, a single genomic region encodes these proteins:
- a CDS encoding HAMP domain-containing sensor histidine kinase, with protein MSTRLLPLLIVLMAAVLLALGVPLGVSVARAEQQKVVIDRIDDTARFAALAQFVTEDAPGGSRRTTTDERLETLQTELISYHEVYGIKAGVFYRNHIPMANAPTTWFLPQTGEVRDSFDEALLSRRSHDPQQVWPWEDGTLVVASPVIRDGDVVAVVVTESPTDSMRSRTLRGWLLIGAGEIAAMLLAVGAALRLTGWVLKPVRVLDATTHDIATGRLKSRVAPAGGPPELRRLAGSFNEMADHVEDVLEQQRAFVADASHQLRNPLAALLLRIELLALELPEGNQEIASVQAEGKRLARVLDDLLDLALAEHSEADLKVTDIGALAAERVAAWSPTAEAKGVRLVADCPPTTGWADPVTLSSALDAVIDNAVKFTPTDETVRVEVASNGNATTVVVTDNGPGLTDDELTRVGDRFWRSGRHQNVKGSGLGLSICRALLEAGDGSISFGHHAPHGLEVTVTVPRSGPRTEPDLPYGLTDR; from the coding sequence GTGAGCACACGCCTGCTTCCGCTGCTCATCGTCCTGATGGCGGCCGTACTGCTCGCCCTGGGGGTGCCCCTCGGCGTGAGCGTCGCCCGCGCGGAGCAGCAGAAGGTCGTCATCGACCGCATCGACGACACGGCACGCTTCGCCGCGCTCGCCCAGTTCGTCACCGAGGACGCCCCGGGCGGCTCGCGCCGGACGACCACGGACGAGCGTCTGGAGACCCTGCAGACCGAACTCATCAGCTACCACGAGGTCTACGGCATCAAGGCGGGCGTCTTCTACCGCAACCACATTCCCATGGCCAACGCCCCGACGACCTGGTTCCTCCCGCAGACCGGCGAGGTCCGCGACTCCTTCGACGAGGCGCTGCTCAGCAGGCGCAGCCACGATCCGCAGCAGGTGTGGCCCTGGGAGGACGGCACGCTCGTGGTCGCCTCACCGGTGATCCGGGACGGGGACGTGGTCGCGGTCGTGGTCACCGAGTCACCCACCGACTCCATGCGGTCGCGCACCCTGCGCGGCTGGCTGCTCATCGGCGCCGGGGAGATCGCCGCGATGCTGCTCGCCGTGGGCGCCGCGCTCCGGCTGACCGGCTGGGTGCTCAAGCCGGTACGGGTGCTCGACGCCACCACCCACGACATCGCCACCGGCCGCCTCAAGTCCCGGGTGGCGCCGGCCGGAGGTCCGCCGGAGCTCAGACGTCTGGCCGGTTCCTTCAACGAGATGGCGGACCACGTCGAGGACGTGCTGGAGCAGCAGCGTGCCTTCGTCGCCGACGCCTCGCACCAACTGCGCAACCCTCTCGCGGCGCTCCTGCTGCGCATCGAACTGCTCGCCCTGGAACTGCCCGAGGGCAACCAGGAGATCGCCTCGGTCCAGGCCGAGGGCAAGCGTCTGGCCCGGGTCCTGGACGACCTGCTCGACCTGGCGCTCGCCGAACACAGCGAGGCGGACCTCAAGGTCACCGACATCGGCGCACTGGCCGCCGAGCGGGTGGCGGCCTGGTCACCGACGGCCGAGGCCAAGGGCGTACGCCTGGTGGCGGACTGCCCGCCGACCACGGGCTGGGCCGACCCGGTGACGCTGTCCAGCGCCCTGGACGCGGTCATCGACAACGCGGTGAAGTTCACGCCGACCGACGAGACCGTCCGCGTCGAGGTCGCCTCCAACGGGAACGCCACCACGGTCGTCGTCACCGACAACGGCCCCGGACTGACCGACGACGAGCTCACGCGCGTGGGCGACCGTTTCTGGCGCAGCGGCCGGCACCAGAACGTCAAGGGGTCCGGCCTCGGCCTGTCCATCTGCCGGGCGCTGCTCGAGGCGGGCGACGGCTCGATCTCCTTCGGTCACCACGCACCGCACGGCCTGGAGGTGACGGTCACCGTGCCGAGGTCGGGCCCGCGCACCGAGCCGGACCTTCCCTACGGTTTGACCGACCGGTAG
- the miaA gene encoding tRNA (adenosine(37)-N6)-dimethylallyltransferase MiaA, translated as MSSAHPAPRVIAVVGPTAAGKSDLGVFLAQKLGGEVVNADSMQLYRGMDIGTAKLTPEERGDVPHHLLDIWDVTVTASVAEYQRMARERIDALLAQGRWPVLVGGSGLYVRGAVDHLEFPGTDPEVRARLEEELALRGPGELHARLAEADPEAGRAILPSNGRRIVRALEVIEITGRPFTANLPGHDSVYDTVQIGVDVARPELDERIARRVDRMWEAGLVDEVRALEAQGLRGGRTASRALGYQQVLAALAGECTMDEARAETVRATKRFARRQDSWFRRDPRVHWLSGAVADRTELPQLALSLVERPVTA; from the coding sequence GTGAGCAGCGCGCACCCCGCCCCCCGAGTCATCGCCGTAGTCGGACCCACCGCGGCCGGAAAGTCCGATCTGGGCGTTTTCCTGGCCCAGAAGCTCGGCGGCGAGGTCGTCAACGCCGACTCCATGCAGCTCTACCGTGGGATGGACATCGGCACCGCCAAGCTGACGCCCGAGGAACGCGGCGACGTTCCCCACCACCTCCTCGACATCTGGGACGTCACGGTCACGGCCTCCGTCGCCGAGTACCAGCGGATGGCACGGGAGCGGATCGACGCGCTGCTCGCCCAGGGGCGCTGGCCCGTCCTCGTCGGCGGCTCCGGCCTCTACGTCCGCGGGGCCGTCGACCACCTCGAGTTCCCCGGCACCGACCCCGAGGTCAGGGCCCGGCTGGAGGAGGAACTCGCGCTGCGCGGACCGGGCGAGTTGCACGCCCGTCTGGCCGAAGCCGACCCGGAGGCGGGCCGGGCCATCCTGCCGAGCAATGGCCGCCGGATCGTGCGCGCCCTCGAGGTGATCGAGATCACCGGCAGGCCCTTCACCGCCAATCTCCCCGGCCACGACTCGGTCTACGACACCGTGCAGATCGGCGTGGATGTGGCGCGCCCCGAGCTGGACGAACGCATCGCCCGCCGGGTCGACCGGATGTGGGAGGCGGGACTGGTCGACGAAGTGCGCGCACTCGAAGCCCAGGGGTTGCGCGGGGGGCGTACGGCGTCGCGCGCGCTCGGCTACCAGCAGGTGCTCGCGGCCCTCGCCGGCGAGTGCACGATGGACGAGGCGCGGGCCGAGACCGTCCGTGCCACCAAACGCTTCGCGCGCCGTCAGGATTCGTGGTTCAGGCGCGACCCGCGGGTGCATTGGTTGAGTGGGGCTGTGGCGGATCGCACGGAACTTCCGCAGCTCGCGCTGTCGTTGGTCGAACGACCGGTTACAGCCTGA
- a CDS encoding response regulator has translation MSPRPPIRVLLADDHTLVRRGVRLILDGEPDLTVVAEAGDGAEAVAAARATEVDLAVLDVAMPRMTGLQAARELSRRLPELRILILTMYDNEQYFFEALKAGACGYVLKSVADRDLVEACRAAVRDEPFIYPGAERALVRSYLDRLHSGGGLPERPITEREEEILKLVAEGHTSKEIGELLFISAKTVERHRANLLQKLGVRDRLELTRYAIRAGLIEP, from the coding sequence ATGTCCCCACGGCCGCCGATCCGCGTCCTGCTCGCCGACGACCACACCCTCGTGCGCCGCGGGGTGCGCCTCATCCTGGACGGCGAACCGGATCTGACCGTGGTCGCCGAGGCCGGTGACGGCGCGGAGGCGGTCGCCGCGGCGCGGGCCACCGAGGTCGACCTGGCCGTTCTGGACGTCGCCATGCCCCGCATGACCGGTCTCCAGGCGGCGCGCGAACTCTCCCGCCGCCTGCCCGAGCTGCGCATCCTCATCCTGACGATGTACGACAACGAGCAGTACTTCTTCGAGGCACTCAAGGCCGGTGCCTGCGGCTACGTCCTCAAGTCCGTCGCCGACCGCGACCTCGTGGAGGCGTGCCGGGCCGCCGTGCGCGACGAGCCGTTCATCTACCCGGGCGCCGAGCGGGCCCTGGTCCGCTCCTACCTGGACCGCCTGCACAGCGGCGGCGGCCTGCCCGAGCGGCCCATCACCGAACGGGAGGAGGAGATCCTCAAGCTCGTCGCCGAGGGCCACACCTCCAAGGAGATCGGCGAGCTGCTCTTCATCAGCGCCAAGACCGTGGAACGCCACCGCGCGAACCTCCTCCAGAAGCTGGGCGTCCGCGACCGCCTGGAACTCACCCGGTACGCGATCCGCGCGGGCCTCATCGAGCCCTGA
- a CDS encoding antitoxin, whose product MGLLDNLKAKLEPAKGKVTDLAQQHGDKIDRGLDKVARTVDEKTKGKYSDRIQTGTGKAKGAMDRLAHKDADGTDGGGATPGSTPGGTPPAGPPPAS is encoded by the coding sequence ATGGGTCTCCTGGACAACTTGAAAGCCAAGCTGGAACCGGCGAAGGGCAAGGTCACCGACCTCGCGCAGCAGCACGGGGACAAGATCGACCGCGGTCTCGACAAGGTGGCGAGGACCGTCGACGAGAAGACCAAGGGCAAGTACAGCGACCGGATCCAGACGGGCACCGGCAAGGCCAAGGGCGCCATGGATCGCCTCGCCCACAAGGACGCCGACGGCACGGACGGAGGCGGAGCCACGCCGGGCAGCACCCCGGGCGGCACCCCGCCCGCCGGTCCGCCGCCGGCTTCCTGA
- a CDS encoding cation:proton antiporter regulatory subunit, translating into MSAPRLRATPLPGIGVQYDLVTREHRHLSVVAHRDGARTVNVYRADDPDSCAHSLRLAAAEAGALIDALMPSHHSPSLLYTTDLGLVAERIEVSATSRWNGRLLGETCMRTETGASIVAVLRRAEAIPSPAPDFRLVGGDTLIVIGTREGVDAAAAILGQE; encoded by the coding sequence GTGTCAGCTCCACGCCTGAGGGCGACGCCGCTGCCGGGTATCGGGGTCCAGTACGACCTGGTGACCCGCGAACACCGCCACCTGTCGGTGGTGGCGCACCGCGACGGCGCCCGCACGGTGAACGTGTACCGGGCCGACGACCCCGATTCCTGCGCCCACTCGCTGCGGCTGGCCGCCGCGGAGGCGGGTGCGCTGATCGACGCGCTGATGCCCTCCCACCACAGCCCCAGCCTGCTCTACACCACCGACCTCGGGCTGGTCGCCGAGCGGATCGAGGTGTCCGCGACGTCCCGGTGGAACGGCCGGCTGCTCGGCGAGACGTGCATGCGGACCGAGACCGGCGCGTCGATCGTCGCGGTGCTGCGCCGGGCCGAGGCCATTCCGTCGCCGGCGCCGGACTTCCGGCTGGTGGGTGGTGACACCTTGATCGTCATCGGCACCCGCGAGGGCGTCGACGCGGCCGCGGCGATACTCGGGCAGGAGTGA
- a CDS encoding MazG nucleotide pyrophosphohydrolase domain-containing protein → MSSSPADLVRAFHRAFGLDTRSTPAEVAPDLAAHRGELLAEEAAEVAEVSVRGPLDRLAHELADVVYVAYGTALVHGIDLDEVIAEVHRSNMTKVGPDGQVSRRADGKVLKGEYYEAPDVSGVLRRQGWTPAEPQTAQGA, encoded by the coding sequence ATGAGCTCTTCGCCCGCCGACCTGGTCCGTGCCTTCCACCGTGCCTTCGGACTGGACACCCGCAGCACCCCCGCCGAGGTCGCCCCCGACCTGGCCGCCCACAGGGGCGAGCTGCTGGCCGAGGAGGCCGCGGAGGTCGCCGAGGTGTCGGTGCGGGGCCCGCTCGACCGGCTCGCGCACGAGCTGGCCGACGTGGTCTACGTCGCCTACGGCACGGCCCTCGTCCACGGCATCGACCTCGACGAGGTGATCGCCGAGGTCCACCGTTCCAACATGACGAAGGTGGGCCCCGACGGCCAGGTGAGCCGCAGGGCCGACGGCAAGGTCCTCAAGGGCGAGTACTACGAGGCGCCGGACGTGTCGGGCGTCCTGCGCAGACAGGGCTGGACGCCGGCGGAGCCGCAGACCGCGCAGGGAGCCTGA
- a CDS encoding cation:proton antiporter has translation MHSAVLLIEFGSIILGLGLLGRFAGRYRLSPIPLYLLAGLAFGEGGLLPLGASEEFVAAGAEIGVILLLLMLGLEYTASDLVTNLKSHYPAGLVDCALNAVPGAVAALLLGWGPVAAVVLAGVTWISSSGVIAKVLGDLGRVGNRETPVILSVLVLEDLAMAVYLPIVTALVAGAGLMTGSITLAIALAAAGLVLFVALRYGRLISRFVSSDDPEKLLLVVLGLTILVAGVAQQLQVSAAVGAFLVGIALSGEVAEGAHTLLSPLRDLFAAVFFVFFGLHTDPASIPPVLLPALALALLTAVTKIATGYWAARRSGISVKGRWRAGGALVARGEFSIVIAGLAVSAGIEPSLGPLATAYVLILVVLGPLTARFTEPLASRLFRRRDNPDGPDRPGGLPDAPDGAPRTAEASVGD, from the coding sequence GTGCACTCCGCGGTTCTGCTGATCGAGTTCGGTTCCATCATTCTGGGGCTGGGACTGCTGGGCCGGTTCGCCGGCCGGTACCGCCTCTCCCCCATCCCGCTGTACCTGCTGGCCGGGCTGGCGTTCGGCGAGGGCGGACTGCTGCCGCTGGGCGCGAGCGAGGAGTTCGTCGCGGCAGGCGCCGAGATCGGCGTCATCCTGTTGCTGCTGATGCTGGGCCTGGAGTACACAGCCAGTGACCTGGTGACCAACCTGAAATCCCACTACCCGGCCGGCCTCGTCGACTGCGCGCTCAACGCGGTGCCGGGCGCGGTGGCCGCGCTGCTGCTGGGCTGGGGCCCGGTGGCCGCCGTGGTCCTCGCCGGAGTGACGTGGATCTCGTCGTCCGGTGTCATCGCCAAGGTGCTCGGGGATCTCGGCCGGGTCGGCAACCGGGAGACCCCGGTGATCCTGAGCGTGCTGGTCCTGGAGGACCTGGCGATGGCGGTGTACCTGCCCATCGTGACGGCTCTGGTCGCCGGCGCCGGGCTGATGACGGGGAGCATCACGCTGGCGATCGCGCTGGCCGCGGCGGGACTGGTGCTCTTCGTGGCGCTGCGCTACGGCCGTCTCATCTCGCGTTTCGTCTCCAGCGACGACCCGGAGAAGCTGCTCCTTGTGGTGCTGGGCCTGACGATCCTGGTCGCGGGTGTCGCCCAGCAGCTGCAGGTGTCGGCGGCGGTGGGCGCGTTCCTGGTGGGCATCGCGCTGTCCGGAGAGGTCGCCGAGGGTGCGCACACCCTGCTGAGCCCGCTGCGGGACCTCTTCGCCGCCGTCTTCTTCGTCTTCTTCGGGCTGCACACCGACCCGGCCAGCATTCCGCCGGTCCTGCTGCCCGCTCTCGCGTTGGCTCTGCTCACCGCCGTGACGAAGATCGCCACGGGGTACTGGGCCGCCCGGCGGTCCGGCATCTCCGTCAAGGGCCGTTGGCGCGCGGGCGGTGCGCTGGTGGCACGCGGGGAGTTCTCGATCGTCATCGCGGGTCTGGCGGTCTCGGCAGGCATCGAGCCCTCCCTCGGCCCGCTGGCCACGGCCTACGTCCTCATCCTGGTCGTTCTCGGTCCCCTCACCGCGCGCTTCACGGAACCTCTGGCGTCGCGCCTGTTCCGCCGCCGCGACAACCCCGACGGCCCCGACCGCCCGGGCGGCCTTCCTGACGCCCCCGACGGGGCACCCCGCACGGCCGAGGCATCGGTGGGCGACTGA
- the miaB gene encoding tRNA (N6-isopentenyl adenosine(37)-C2)-methylthiotransferase MiaB produces MSSIDRSQSVGGTRTYEVRTYGCQMNVHDSERLSGLLEGAGYVRAPEGADGDADVVVFNTCAVRENADNKLYGNLGHLAPKKASRPGMQIAVGGCLAQKDRDTIVKRAPWVDVVFGTHNIGKLPVLLERARVQEEAQVEIAESLEAFPSTLPTRRESAYAAWVSISVGCNNTCTFCIVPALRGKEKDRRPGDILAEVEALVAEGVSEITLLGQNVNAYGSDIGDREAFSKLLRACGTIEGLERVRFTSPHPRDFTDDVIAAMAETPNVMPQLHMPLQSGSDPVLKAMRRSYRQDRYLGIIEKVRAAIPHAAITTDIIVGFPGETEEDFEQTLHVIREARFAQAYTFQYSKRPGTPAAEMDDQIPKKVVQERYERLVALQEEISWEENKKQVGRTLELMVAEGEGRKDGATHRLSGRAPDNRLVHFTKPDQEVRPGDVVTVAITYAAPHHLLAEGEVLGVRRTRAGDAWEKRNTAEKAGPAGVMLGLPKIGVPEPQPAVASGCGCD; encoded by the coding sequence ATGAGCAGCATCGACCGGAGCCAGTCAGTGGGCGGCACGCGCACCTACGAAGTACGCACCTACGGGTGCCAGATGAACGTCCACGACTCCGAGCGATTGTCCGGTCTGCTGGAGGGCGCCGGCTACGTCCGTGCCCCGGAGGGCGCCGACGGCGACGCGGACGTCGTCGTCTTCAACACCTGCGCCGTCCGGGAGAACGCCGACAACAAGCTGTACGGCAACCTCGGTCACCTCGCCCCGAAGAAGGCGAGCCGGCCCGGGATGCAGATCGCGGTCGGCGGCTGCCTGGCGCAGAAGGACCGCGACACCATCGTGAAGCGGGCCCCCTGGGTGGACGTCGTCTTCGGCACGCACAACATCGGCAAGCTGCCGGTGCTGCTGGAGCGTGCCCGCGTCCAGGAGGAGGCGCAGGTCGAGATCGCCGAGTCCCTGGAGGCGTTCCCCTCCACGCTCCCGACGCGCCGCGAGAGCGCGTACGCGGCCTGGGTCTCCATCTCCGTCGGTTGCAACAACACGTGCACCTTCTGCATCGTCCCGGCGCTGCGCGGCAAGGAGAAGGACAGGCGTCCCGGCGACATCCTCGCCGAGGTCGAGGCCCTGGTCGCCGAGGGCGTCTCCGAGATCACCCTGCTCGGGCAGAACGTCAACGCCTACGGCTCCGACATCGGCGACCGAGAGGCGTTCAGCAAGCTGCTGCGCGCCTGCGGGACGATCGAGGGCCTGGAGCGTGTCCGCTTCACCTCTCCGCACCCGCGCGACTTCACCGACGACGTCATCGCCGCCATGGCCGAGACGCCGAACGTCATGCCGCAGCTGCACATGCCGCTGCAGTCCGGCTCCGACCCGGTGCTGAAGGCGATGCGCCGCTCCTACCGCCAGGACCGCTACCTGGGCATCATCGAGAAGGTGCGGGCCGCCATCCCGCACGCGGCGATCACCACCGACATCATCGTGGGCTTCCCCGGCGAGACCGAGGAGGACTTCGAGCAGACGCTGCACGTGATCCGCGAGGCCCGCTTCGCGCAGGCCTACACCTTCCAGTACTCCAAGCGTCCCGGCACCCCGGCCGCCGAGATGGACGACCAGATCCCCAAGAAGGTCGTCCAGGAGCGCTACGAGCGTCTCGTCGCCCTCCAGGAGGAGATCTCCTGGGAGGAGAACAAGAAGCAGGTCGGCCGCACCCTGGAGCTGATGGTCGCCGAGGGCGAGGGCCGCAAGGACGGCGCCACCCACCGCCTCTCCGGCCGTGCTCCCGACAACCGCCTGGTGCACTTCACCAAGCCCGACCAGGAGGTCCGCCCGGGCGACGTCGTCACGGTCGCGATCACCTACGCCGCGCCGCACCACCTGCTCGCCGAGGGCGAGGTGCTCGGGGTGCGCCGCACCCGCGCGGGCGACGCGTGGGAGAAGCGCAACACGGCCGAGAAGGCCGGGCCCGCGGGCGTGATGCTGGGCCTGCCGAAGATCGGCGTTCCCGAGCCCCAGCCCGCCGTGGCGAGCGGCTGCGGCTGCGACTGA
- the dapF gene encoding diaminopimelate epimerase, whose translation MSTRIAFLKGHGTENDFVIVPDPENAVDLPPAAAAALCDRRAGIGGDGLLHVVRSAAHPEARAMAAEAEWFMDYRNGDGSVAEMCGNGVRVFARYLQRAGLTTEGDLAIATRGGVKTVHIAKNGDITVGMGRALLPEGDVSVSVGERSWPARNVNMGNPHAVAFVTDLDHAGDLYAQPPFEPAGAYPDGVNIEFVVDRGPRHVAMRVHERGSGETRSCGTGACAVAVAAARRDGTDPALTGTPVTYTVDVPGGTLVITEHPDGEIEMTGPAVIVAEGEFDAGWLEGVLG comes from the coding sequence ATGAGCACGCGGATCGCCTTCCTCAAGGGTCACGGCACCGAGAACGACTTCGTGATCGTCCCGGACCCGGAGAACGCCGTCGACCTGCCCCCCGCCGCCGCCGCGGCGCTGTGCGACCGCCGCGCGGGCATCGGCGGCGACGGGCTGCTGCACGTGGTGCGCTCCGCGGCGCACCCCGAGGCCAGGGCCATGGCGGCCGAGGCGGAGTGGTTCATGGACTACCGCAACGGCGACGGCTCGGTCGCGGAGATGTGCGGCAACGGCGTCCGGGTCTTCGCGCGCTACCTCCAGCGTGCCGGACTCACCACCGAGGGCGACCTCGCCATCGCCACGCGCGGTGGCGTGAAGACCGTACACATCGCCAAGAACGGCGACATCACCGTCGGCATGGGCCGCGCGCTGCTCCCCGAGGGCGACGTCTCGGTGAGCGTCGGCGAGCGCAGCTGGCCCGCGCGGAACGTGAACATGGGCAATCCGCACGCGGTGGCCTTCGTCACCGACCTCGACCACGCCGGCGACCTCTACGCCCAGCCGCCGTTCGAGCCCGCGGGCGCCTACCCGGACGGGGTGAACATCGAGTTCGTCGTCGACCGCGGCCCCCGCCACGTCGCGATGCGCGTCCACGAGCGCGGCTCCGGGGAGACCCGCTCCTGCGGCACCGGCGCATGCGCCGTCGCCGTCGCCGCCGCCCGCAGGGACGGCACCGACCCGGCCCTCACCGGTACCCCGGTGACGTACACCGTCGACGTACCCGGTGGCACCCTGGTGATCACCGAGCACCCCGACGGCGAGATCGAGATGACGGGTCCCGCGGTGATCGTCGCCGAGGGCGAGTTCGATGCCGGATGGCTGGAAGGGGTACTCGGCTGA
- a CDS encoding TAXI family TRAP transporter solute-binding subunit, whose translation MSTLFSRIGGRRAVKGAVAGAVALGLLLWWLLPLGEEPPSGTITFSTGTRAGVYQKYGELLRAELRKDMPGLKVRLTTSAGSQENVERVASGEADFTIAAADAVETYKIAGKPGAEGLRGVTRLYDDYVQLVVPSGSDIQSVSDLRGKRVAIGLPNSGVRLIATRLLKAVGIDPEKDITPRADGIDTGPGRLGGELDAFFWSGGVPTDGLRQIAEKSAFRFVPIGDDLVTKLHQSGGATRYYRTTNMPESAYPTVQNGAVVPTMAVSNLLMTRADMDPRLTEWLTRTVLDSRDGIGAHVHSAQLVDLRTAIYTDPLELHEGARRYYRSVKP comes from the coding sequence ATGTCCACGCTGTTCTCCCGCATCGGCGGGCGCCGGGCCGTCAAGGGCGCGGTCGCCGGAGCCGTCGCCCTCGGGCTGCTGCTGTGGTGGCTGCTGCCGCTGGGCGAGGAGCCGCCGAGCGGGACGATCACCTTCAGCACGGGCACCCGCGCGGGGGTCTACCAGAAGTACGGCGAGCTGCTCCGCGCCGAGCTGCGCAAGGACATGCCGGGGCTGAAGGTGCGGCTGACGACCAGCGCGGGCTCGCAGGAGAACGTCGAGCGGGTCGCGTCCGGGGAGGCCGACTTCACGATCGCGGCGGCCGACGCGGTGGAGACGTACAAGATCGCCGGCAAGCCCGGTGCCGAGGGACTGCGTGGCGTCACCCGCCTCTACGACGACTACGTCCAGCTCGTGGTGCCGAGCGGCTCGGACATCCAGTCCGTCTCCGACCTGCGGGGCAAGCGGGTGGCCATCGGGCTGCCGAACTCGGGGGTCAGGCTGATCGCCACCCGGCTGCTCAAGGCCGTGGGCATCGATCCGGAGAAGGACATAACGCCCCGCGCGGACGGTATCGACACCGGACCCGGACGGCTGGGCGGCGAGCTCGACGCGTTCTTCTGGTCGGGCGGGGTGCCGACGGACGGCCTGCGGCAGATCGCCGAGAAGTCCGCGTTCCGGTTCGTGCCGATCGGCGACGACCTCGTCACCAAGCTGCACCAGTCCGGTGGAGCGACCCGCTACTACCGGACCACCAACATGCCGGAGTCGGCGTACCCCACCGTGCAGAACGGCGCCGTGGTGCCCACGATGGCGGTCTCGAACCTGCTGATGACCCGCGCGGACATGGACCCGCGGCTCACCGAGTGGCTGACCAGGACGGTGCTCGACAGCCGCGACGGCATCGGGGCCCACGTCCACTCCGCGCAGCTCGTCGATCTGCGGACGGCGATCTACACCGACCCGCTGGAGCTGCACGAGGGCGCCCGGCGCTACTACCGGTCGGTCAAACCGTAG
- a CDS encoding class III extradiol dioxygenase subunit B-like domain-containing protein, with protein sequence MLVAAAVCPCPPLLVPEVAAGAAPELDAARAACTDALGVLAAARPDRLVVVGPGDGPGPEAFPQGTPGSFRGFGVHTDVHLGPVQGAGPERPGRELPYGLAVGAWLLARAGWADVPVEGVGVGESLPAEPCAALGREIAAGAGRVALLVLGDASACRTLKAPGYLDERAAPFDAEVGRALGAADVAALAAMDVVLARELKVSGRAPWQVLAGAAEGAGLAGALLYEDAPYGVGYVTAAWS encoded by the coding sequence ATGCTTGTCGCCGCCGCTGTCTGTCCCTGCCCGCCCCTCCTCGTGCCGGAGGTCGCCGCGGGCGCCGCACCCGAGCTGGACGCCGCACGGGCCGCGTGCACGGACGCGCTGGGCGTGCTCGCAGCCGCCCGGCCCGACCGGCTCGTGGTCGTCGGACCCGGGGACGGCCCCGGACCGGAGGCCTTTCCCCAGGGCACGCCGGGCTCGTTCCGTGGCTTCGGCGTGCACACGGACGTACATCTGGGCCCGGTTCAGGGCGCGGGGCCGGAGCGGCCGGGGCGCGAGCTGCCGTACGGGCTCGCCGTCGGCGCCTGGCTGCTCGCACGGGCCGGGTGGGCGGACGTCCCCGTCGAGGGCGTCGGCGTGGGCGAATCCCTTCCCGCCGAGCCCTGTGCCGCCCTCGGACGGGAGATCGCCGCGGGGGCCGGGAGGGTGGCGCTCCTGGTGCTGGGCGACGCCAGCGCGTGCCGCACGCTCAAGGCCCCCGGTTACCTCGACGAGCGGGCGGCGCCCTTCGACGCCGAGGTGGGACGTGCGCTGGGAGCGGCGGACGTGGCCGCCCTGGCGGCGATGGACGTGGTGCTGGCCCGCGAGCTGAAGGTCTCCGGCCGGGCGCCGTGGCAGGTGCTGGCGGGCGCGGCCGAGGGCGCGGGTCTCGCCGGCGCGCTGCTGTACGAGGACGCGCCGTACGGGGTGGGTTACGTCACGGCCGCCTGGTCGTAG